From the Chiroxiphia lanceolata isolate bChiLan1 chromosome Z, bChiLan1.pri, whole genome shotgun sequence genome, one window contains:
- the RIC1 gene encoding RAB6A-GEF complex partner protein 1 isoform X2: protein MYFLSGWPKRLLCPLESLERPLHIQTDPQRAFFAVLSPSQLSIWYCRPSVLIVSYKELSKAASQFGSYKQAEWRPDSTMIAVSTANGYVLFFDIPSARDKYLYEPVYPKGSPHLKGTPHYKEEQCAPSLNLEMKKVLDLQASITSLQSMLEDLLVATADGFLHLVHWDGMTNGRKAINLCTVPFSVDLQSSRGSFLGFENVYIRDMEYCATLDGFAVVFNDGRVGFITPMSSRFTAEQLHGVWAQDVVDGTCVAVNNKYRLMAFGCANGSVQVYTIDTTTGAMQLSHKLELTPKQYPDIWNKTGPVKLIRWSPDSCVVMVTWECGGLSLWSVFGAQLICTLGGDFAYQSDGAKKDPLKISSMTWGSEGYHLWVIDGNSSSNMKPERDANNKAQHFGILQFQFIKSALTVNPCMSNQEQVLLQGEDRLYLNCGDTTQAQSPRNTSAHSEHNHSRERGPFSDGSLDSQGLSTLLGHRHWHVVQIHSTYLESNWPIRFSAIDKLGQNVAVVGKFGFAHYSLLTKKWKLFGNITQEQNMMVTGGLAWWNDFIVLACYNLNDHQEELRIYLRTSNLDNAFAHITKVQADTLLLSVFRDIVILFRADCSICLYSIERRSEGLNPTASIQVLQEVSMSRYIPHPFLVVSVTLTSVRTETGITLKMPQQACEAESIMLNLAGQLIMLQRDRSGPQIRDKDNNPNQRKHLPFCAPVVLAQSVENVWTTCRINKQKRHLLEALWLSCGGAGMKVWLPLFPRDHRKPHSFLSRRIMLPFHINIYPLAVLFEDALVLGAVNDTVLYDCLYTQTSAREHLEVLFPFSIVERTSQIYLHHILRQLLVRNLGEQALLLAHSCATLPYFPHVLELMLHEVLEEEATSREPIPDPLLPTVAKFITEFPLFLQTVVHCARKTEYALWNYLFAAVGNPKDLFEECLMAQDLDTAASYLIILQNMEVPAVSRQHATLLFNTALEQGKWDLCRHMIRFLKAIGSGETETPPATPTTQEPSSSSGFEFFRHRSISLSQSAENLHSKFNLTKTLSMPSGPSGKRWSKDSDCAENMYIDMMLWRHARRLLEEIKLKDLGCFAAQLGFELIGWLCKERARAAHVEDFVLALKKLHKDFLWPFPVIPASSINSPFKNGKYKTAIGEQLLKSQSADTFVNMEMDTGVSNTPRSRSWLGTVSCSQREIDTVSSHGPHMQDAFLSPLLSKVFLIGDECSIGSATDLTETSSMVDGDWTMVDENFSSLSLTQSELEHLSLELASKGPHKSQVQLRYLLHIFMEAGCLDWCVVIGLILRESSVINQVFSIMQSADIDGEICQNIKTGLHAVDKWASTDCPGYKPFLNIIKPQIQKLNEIVEEQVQPEAFQPVNPSKVPEQANPRAEESRTSSIHGTNPQCDAGNSSASRHEEDKAKTEDEDSFQEGSYDCVVS, encoded by the exons AGGAAGCCCACATCTGAAGGGAACACCACATTATAAGGAAGAACAGTGTGCTCCTTCATTAAATCTAGAAATGAAGAAAGTGCTGGACTTGCAAGCCTCTATCACAAG ttTGCAGTCCATGTTAGAAGACCTACTTGTTGCTACTGCTGATGGATTTCTCCATCTTGTTCACTGGGATGGTATGACCAATGGAAGGAAGGCCATCAACCTATGTACAGTTCCATTTTCTGTGGATCTACAGTCTTCTCGAG GTTCATTTTTGGgctttgaaaatgtttacaTCAGAGATATGGAATACTGTGCCACGCTTGATggctttgctgttgtttttaatgaTGGCAGAGTTGGTTTCATTACACCAATGTCAAGTAGATTCACTGCTGAG CAGCTCCATGGTGTTTGGGCACAAGATGTGGTTGATGGAACTTGTGTTGCAGTGAATAACAAATACAGGCTAATGGCATTTGGATGTGCTAA TGGCTCTGTGCAGGTTTATACGATAGATACCACCACTGGCGCCATGCAGCTTTCTCATAAATTGGAGCTGACACCAAAACAATACCCTG ATATTTGGAATAAAACAGGACCTGTCAAACTAATCAGATGGTCACCTGATAGCTGTGTTGTGATGGTGACCTGGGAATGTGGAGGCTTGTCCTTATGGAGTGTTTTTGGTGCCCAACTTATCTGTACTTTAGGAGGTGATTTTGC gTATCAATCTGATGGTGCCAAAAAGGACCCTCTAAAGATCAGTTCCATG ACCTGGGGATCAGAAGGGTATCATCTCTGGGTTATTGATGGGAATTCTTCTTCAAACATGAAACCTGAAAGAGATGCAAATAATAAAGCTCAGCACTTTGGTATTCTGCAGTTTCAGTTCATCAAGAGTGCCCTCACTGTTAATCCTTGTATG aGTAACCAGGAACAAGTCCTCCTTCAAGGAGAAGATCGCTTGTATTTGAACTGTGGAGATACAACACAGGCTCAGAGTCCCAGAAATACTTCAGCACACTCTGAACATAACCATAGCAGGGAAAGAGGCCCATTTTCAGATGGCAGTTTAGATTCTCAGGGTTTAAGCACTTTACTAGGACACCGGCATTGGCATGTTGTACAG attcaTAGTACATATCTAGAGAGCAACTGGCCTATAAGG ttttcagcTATTGACAAGCTTGGACAGAATGTAGCTGTTGTTGGCAAGTTTGGTTTTGCACATTATTCTTTACTCACCAAAAAATGGAAGCTGTTTGGAAACATTACCCAG gagcaAAATATGATGGTAACAGGTGGCTTAGCATGGTGGAATGACTTCATTGTTCTTGCATGTTATAATTTAAATGATCATCAAGAAGAg CTGAGAATCTACCTGCGAACGTCTAATCTTGACAATGCATTTGCGCACATCACCAAAGTGCAAGCAGACACATTACTACTGAGTGTCTTCCGGGACATCGTCATATTGTTCAGAGCAGATTGTTCCATTTGCCTTTACAGTATTGAGAGAAGGTCTGAGGG TCTTAACCCTACTGCCAGTATCCAAGTTCTTCAGGAAGTGTCCATGTCTCGGTACATTCCTCATCCTTTTCTTGTAGTGTCTGTTACATTGACATCAGTGAGGACAGAGACTGGCATAACCTTGAAGATGCCTCAGCAG GCTTGTGAAGCTGAAAGTATTATGCTTAACTTAGCAGGACAACTCATCATGTTGCAAAGGGATCGATCTGGACCCCAGATACGAGATAAAGATAATAATCCTAATCAAAGAAAGCAT ctGCCTTTTTGTGCTCCAGTTGTCCTAGCCCAGTCTGTTGAAAATGTATGGACTACTTGCAGGATTAACAAACAGAAACGCCACTTATTGGAGGCTCTGTGGCTCAGCTGTGGTGGGGCAGGTATGAAAGTCTGGCTTCCCCTGTTTCCCAGAGATCATCGAAAACCACATTCTTTTCTGTCAAGACGGATCATGCTGCCTTTCCACATCAACATATACCCATTGGCTGTTTTGTTTGAAGATGCCTTGGTTCTTGGTGCTGTTAATGACACTGTGCTCTATGACTGTTTATACACTCAAACCAGTGCTAGAGAACACTTGGAggttctctttcctttctccattgTTGAGAGAACCTCTCAGATCTACCTCCATCACATTTTACGCCAGCTCTTGGTTAGGAACCTCGGTGAACAAGCCTTGCTTTTGGCCCACTCCTGTGCCACATTACCATACTTTCCTCACGTACTAGAACTGATGCTTCATGAAGTGCTGGAAGAAGAAGCTACCTCGCGGGAACCCATTCCCGaccctctccttcccactgtGGCGAAGTTCATTACAGAGTTCCCCCTCTTCCTGCAGACAGTTGTTCATTGTGCTAGGAAGACAGAATATGCCCTGTGGAATTacctttttgctgctgttggaaACCCTAAGGACTTATTTGAAGAGTGCTTAATGGCCCAGGACTTGGACACAGCTGCCTCTTACCTTATTATCCTACAG AATATGGAAGTTCCAGCAGTTAGCAGACAACATGCTACTCTCCTATTTAATACTGCCTTAGAGCAGGGAAAGTGGGATCTTTGTCGTCATATGATTAGATTTCTTAAAGCCATTGGCTCTGGAGAAACAGAGACACCCCCAGCTACACCAACAACTCAG GAACCTAGTTCAAGTAGTGGCTTTGAATTCTTCAGGCATCGCAGCATTAGTTTATCCCAGTCAGCGGAGAATCTCCATAGCAAGTTTAATTTGACAAAAACACTGAGTATGCCTTCTGGCCCATCTGGAAAAAG GTGGAGCAAGGACAGTGACTGTGCTGAGAACATGTACATTGACATGATGCTGTGGCGGCACGCTCGGCGCCTGCTGGAAGAAATCAAGCTGAAAGACCTTGGCTGCTTTGCTGCACAGTTGGGCTTTGAGCTCATCGGCTGGTTGTGCAAGGAGAGAGCCAGAGCTGCCCATGTAGAGGATTTTGTGTTAGCTTTGAAAAAGCTACACAAGGATTTCCTTTGGCCATTTCCAGTCATACCAGCTTCATCCATTAATTCACCTTTCAAGAATGGAAAGTACAAAACAG ccATAGGGGAGCAACTGCTAAAATCTCAGTCTGCAGACACTTTTGTAAACATGGAAATGGATACAGGGGTTTCAAACACACCTCGGAGTCGCAGCTGGCTTGGGACTGtcagctgctcccagagagAGATTGACACTGTTTCATCCCATGGACCACACATGCAAGATGCATTCCTTTCTCCTTTGCTAAGTAAAG TGTTTTTGATAGGTGATGAATGCAGCATTGGTTCAGCAACGGACCTGACTGAAACAAGTTCTATGGTGGATGGTGACTGGACCATGGTGGATGAAAACTTCTCCAGTCTAAGTTTAACGCAGTCAGAGCTTGAACATCTCTCTCTAGAACTGGCCAGTAAAGGGCCGCACAAGTCACAGGTCCAGCTGCG GTACTTGCTCCATATCTTCATGGAAGCAGGATGTCTGGATTGGTGTGTTGTCATAGGCCTTATTCTCAGAGAATCTTCAGTTATCAACCAGGTTTTCAGTATAATGCAGTCCGCTGATATTGATGGAGAAATCTGTCAGAATATCAAGACTGGCCTACATGCTGTTGACAAATGGGCTTCTACAGATTG CCCTGGGTACAAGCCATTTCTAAATATCATCAAACCACAGATCCAGAAACTAAATGAAATAGTAGAAGAGCAAGTACAGCCTGAAGCCTTTCAGCCAGTGAATCCTTCTAAGGTTCCTGAACAAGCAAACCCCAGAGCTGAGGAAAGCAGGACTTCATCTATCCATGGCACTAATCCTCAGTGTGATGCTGGCAACAGCAGCGCAAGCAGACATGAAGAGGACAAGGCTAAGACAGAGGATGAGGATTCATTCCAAGAAGGCAGTTATGACTGTGTTGTGTCTTAA
- the RIC1 gene encoding RAB6A-GEF complex partner protein 1 isoform X1 → MYFLSGWPKRLLCPLESLERPLHIQTDPQRAFFAVLSPSQLSIWYCRPSVLIVSYKELSKAASQFGSYKQAEWRPDSTMIAVSTANGYVLFFDIPSARDKYLYEPVYPKGSPHLKGTPHYKEEQCAPSLNLEMKKVLDLQASITSLQSMLEDLLVATADGFLHLVHWDGMTNGRKAINLCTVPFSVDLQSSRAGSFLGFENVYIRDMEYCATLDGFAVVFNDGRVGFITPMSSRFTAEQLHGVWAQDVVDGTCVAVNNKYRLMAFGCANGSVQVYTIDTTTGAMQLSHKLELTPKQYPDIWNKTGPVKLIRWSPDSCVVMVTWECGGLSLWSVFGAQLICTLGGDFAYQSDGAKKDPLKISSMTWGSEGYHLWVIDGNSSSNMKPERDANNKAQHFGILQFQFIKSALTVNPCMSNQEQVLLQGEDRLYLNCGDTTQAQSPRNTSAHSEHNHSRERGPFSDGSLDSQGLSTLLGHRHWHVVQIHSTYLESNWPIRFSAIDKLGQNVAVVGKFGFAHYSLLTKKWKLFGNITQEQNMMVTGGLAWWNDFIVLACYNLNDHQEELRIYLRTSNLDNAFAHITKVQADTLLLSVFRDIVILFRADCSICLYSIERRSEGLNPTASIQVLQEVSMSRYIPHPFLVVSVTLTSVRTETGITLKMPQQACEAESIMLNLAGQLIMLQRDRSGPQIRDKDNNPNQRKHLPFCAPVVLAQSVENVWTTCRINKQKRHLLEALWLSCGGAGMKVWLPLFPRDHRKPHSFLSRRIMLPFHINIYPLAVLFEDALVLGAVNDTVLYDCLYTQTSAREHLEVLFPFSIVERTSQIYLHHILRQLLVRNLGEQALLLAHSCATLPYFPHVLELMLHEVLEEEATSREPIPDPLLPTVAKFITEFPLFLQTVVHCARKTEYALWNYLFAAVGNPKDLFEECLMAQDLDTAASYLIILQNMEVPAVSRQHATLLFNTALEQGKWDLCRHMIRFLKAIGSGETETPPATPTTQEPSSSSGFEFFRHRSISLSQSAENLHSKFNLTKTLSMPSGPSGKRWSKDSDCAENMYIDMMLWRHARRLLEEIKLKDLGCFAAQLGFELIGWLCKERARAAHVEDFVLALKKLHKDFLWPFPVIPASSINSPFKNGKYKTAIGEQLLKSQSADTFVNMEMDTGVSNTPRSRSWLGTVSCSQREIDTVSSHGPHMQDAFLSPLLSKVFLIGDECSIGSATDLTETSSMVDGDWTMVDENFSSLSLTQSELEHLSLELASKGPHKSQVQLRYLLHIFMEAGCLDWCVVIGLILRESSVINQVFSIMQSADIDGEICQNIKTGLHAVDKWASTDCPGYKPFLNIIKPQIQKLNEIVEEQVQPEAFQPVNPSKVPEQANPRAEESRTSSIHGTNPQCDAGNSSASRHEEDKAKTEDEDSFQEGSYDCVVS, encoded by the exons AGGAAGCCCACATCTGAAGGGAACACCACATTATAAGGAAGAACAGTGTGCTCCTTCATTAAATCTAGAAATGAAGAAAGTGCTGGACTTGCAAGCCTCTATCACAAG ttTGCAGTCCATGTTAGAAGACCTACTTGTTGCTACTGCTGATGGATTTCTCCATCTTGTTCACTGGGATGGTATGACCAATGGAAGGAAGGCCATCAACCTATGTACAGTTCCATTTTCTGTGGATCTACAGTCTTCTCGAG CAGGTTCATTTTTGGgctttgaaaatgtttacaTCAGAGATATGGAATACTGTGCCACGCTTGATggctttgctgttgtttttaatgaTGGCAGAGTTGGTTTCATTACACCAATGTCAAGTAGATTCACTGCTGAG CAGCTCCATGGTGTTTGGGCACAAGATGTGGTTGATGGAACTTGTGTTGCAGTGAATAACAAATACAGGCTAATGGCATTTGGATGTGCTAA TGGCTCTGTGCAGGTTTATACGATAGATACCACCACTGGCGCCATGCAGCTTTCTCATAAATTGGAGCTGACACCAAAACAATACCCTG ATATTTGGAATAAAACAGGACCTGTCAAACTAATCAGATGGTCACCTGATAGCTGTGTTGTGATGGTGACCTGGGAATGTGGAGGCTTGTCCTTATGGAGTGTTTTTGGTGCCCAACTTATCTGTACTTTAGGAGGTGATTTTGC gTATCAATCTGATGGTGCCAAAAAGGACCCTCTAAAGATCAGTTCCATG ACCTGGGGATCAGAAGGGTATCATCTCTGGGTTATTGATGGGAATTCTTCTTCAAACATGAAACCTGAAAGAGATGCAAATAATAAAGCTCAGCACTTTGGTATTCTGCAGTTTCAGTTCATCAAGAGTGCCCTCACTGTTAATCCTTGTATG aGTAACCAGGAACAAGTCCTCCTTCAAGGAGAAGATCGCTTGTATTTGAACTGTGGAGATACAACACAGGCTCAGAGTCCCAGAAATACTTCAGCACACTCTGAACATAACCATAGCAGGGAAAGAGGCCCATTTTCAGATGGCAGTTTAGATTCTCAGGGTTTAAGCACTTTACTAGGACACCGGCATTGGCATGTTGTACAG attcaTAGTACATATCTAGAGAGCAACTGGCCTATAAGG ttttcagcTATTGACAAGCTTGGACAGAATGTAGCTGTTGTTGGCAAGTTTGGTTTTGCACATTATTCTTTACTCACCAAAAAATGGAAGCTGTTTGGAAACATTACCCAG gagcaAAATATGATGGTAACAGGTGGCTTAGCATGGTGGAATGACTTCATTGTTCTTGCATGTTATAATTTAAATGATCATCAAGAAGAg CTGAGAATCTACCTGCGAACGTCTAATCTTGACAATGCATTTGCGCACATCACCAAAGTGCAAGCAGACACATTACTACTGAGTGTCTTCCGGGACATCGTCATATTGTTCAGAGCAGATTGTTCCATTTGCCTTTACAGTATTGAGAGAAGGTCTGAGGG TCTTAACCCTACTGCCAGTATCCAAGTTCTTCAGGAAGTGTCCATGTCTCGGTACATTCCTCATCCTTTTCTTGTAGTGTCTGTTACATTGACATCAGTGAGGACAGAGACTGGCATAACCTTGAAGATGCCTCAGCAG GCTTGTGAAGCTGAAAGTATTATGCTTAACTTAGCAGGACAACTCATCATGTTGCAAAGGGATCGATCTGGACCCCAGATACGAGATAAAGATAATAATCCTAATCAAAGAAAGCAT ctGCCTTTTTGTGCTCCAGTTGTCCTAGCCCAGTCTGTTGAAAATGTATGGACTACTTGCAGGATTAACAAACAGAAACGCCACTTATTGGAGGCTCTGTGGCTCAGCTGTGGTGGGGCAGGTATGAAAGTCTGGCTTCCCCTGTTTCCCAGAGATCATCGAAAACCACATTCTTTTCTGTCAAGACGGATCATGCTGCCTTTCCACATCAACATATACCCATTGGCTGTTTTGTTTGAAGATGCCTTGGTTCTTGGTGCTGTTAATGACACTGTGCTCTATGACTGTTTATACACTCAAACCAGTGCTAGAGAACACTTGGAggttctctttcctttctccattgTTGAGAGAACCTCTCAGATCTACCTCCATCACATTTTACGCCAGCTCTTGGTTAGGAACCTCGGTGAACAAGCCTTGCTTTTGGCCCACTCCTGTGCCACATTACCATACTTTCCTCACGTACTAGAACTGATGCTTCATGAAGTGCTGGAAGAAGAAGCTACCTCGCGGGAACCCATTCCCGaccctctccttcccactgtGGCGAAGTTCATTACAGAGTTCCCCCTCTTCCTGCAGACAGTTGTTCATTGTGCTAGGAAGACAGAATATGCCCTGTGGAATTacctttttgctgctgttggaaACCCTAAGGACTTATTTGAAGAGTGCTTAATGGCCCAGGACTTGGACACAGCTGCCTCTTACCTTATTATCCTACAG AATATGGAAGTTCCAGCAGTTAGCAGACAACATGCTACTCTCCTATTTAATACTGCCTTAGAGCAGGGAAAGTGGGATCTTTGTCGTCATATGATTAGATTTCTTAAAGCCATTGGCTCTGGAGAAACAGAGACACCCCCAGCTACACCAACAACTCAG GAACCTAGTTCAAGTAGTGGCTTTGAATTCTTCAGGCATCGCAGCATTAGTTTATCCCAGTCAGCGGAGAATCTCCATAGCAAGTTTAATTTGACAAAAACACTGAGTATGCCTTCTGGCCCATCTGGAAAAAG GTGGAGCAAGGACAGTGACTGTGCTGAGAACATGTACATTGACATGATGCTGTGGCGGCACGCTCGGCGCCTGCTGGAAGAAATCAAGCTGAAAGACCTTGGCTGCTTTGCTGCACAGTTGGGCTTTGAGCTCATCGGCTGGTTGTGCAAGGAGAGAGCCAGAGCTGCCCATGTAGAGGATTTTGTGTTAGCTTTGAAAAAGCTACACAAGGATTTCCTTTGGCCATTTCCAGTCATACCAGCTTCATCCATTAATTCACCTTTCAAGAATGGAAAGTACAAAACAG ccATAGGGGAGCAACTGCTAAAATCTCAGTCTGCAGACACTTTTGTAAACATGGAAATGGATACAGGGGTTTCAAACACACCTCGGAGTCGCAGCTGGCTTGGGACTGtcagctgctcccagagagAGATTGACACTGTTTCATCCCATGGACCACACATGCAAGATGCATTCCTTTCTCCTTTGCTAAGTAAAG TGTTTTTGATAGGTGATGAATGCAGCATTGGTTCAGCAACGGACCTGACTGAAACAAGTTCTATGGTGGATGGTGACTGGACCATGGTGGATGAAAACTTCTCCAGTCTAAGTTTAACGCAGTCAGAGCTTGAACATCTCTCTCTAGAACTGGCCAGTAAAGGGCCGCACAAGTCACAGGTCCAGCTGCG GTACTTGCTCCATATCTTCATGGAAGCAGGATGTCTGGATTGGTGTGTTGTCATAGGCCTTATTCTCAGAGAATCTTCAGTTATCAACCAGGTTTTCAGTATAATGCAGTCCGCTGATATTGATGGAGAAATCTGTCAGAATATCAAGACTGGCCTACATGCTGTTGACAAATGGGCTTCTACAGATTG CCCTGGGTACAAGCCATTTCTAAATATCATCAAACCACAGATCCAGAAACTAAATGAAATAGTAGAAGAGCAAGTACAGCCTGAAGCCTTTCAGCCAGTGAATCCTTCTAAGGTTCCTGAACAAGCAAACCCCAGAGCTGAGGAAAGCAGGACTTCATCTATCCATGGCACTAATCCTCAGTGTGATGCTGGCAACAGCAGCGCAAGCAGACATGAAGAGGACAAGGCTAAGACAGAGGATGAGGATTCATTCCAAGAAGGCAGTTATGACTGTGTTGTGTCTTAA